In Mangrovivirga cuniculi, the following proteins share a genomic window:
- a CDS encoding MBL fold metallo-hydrolase, with protein sequence MRTATTIFLIFLALNTYAQQKQKTDQIETKKGVLKINPVQHATMVLEWNDKTIYVDPYGGKDRFENYSDPDIILITDIHGDHFNKETLSELSTSQAIFVIPAALNEKMSEISNKEVIVLNNGSKTSVEDIVIHGVPMYNLPESPDSRHPKGRGNGYILTMGGKKIYISGDTEDIPEMRSLKNIDIAFVCMNLPYTMSVEQAANAVLEFKPNIVYPYHYRGQNGYSDINQFKALVEGGVAGVDVRLLEWYK encoded by the coding sequence ATGAGAACTGCAACAACCATATTTCTGATATTTCTGGCGTTAAATACTTATGCCCAGCAAAAACAAAAAACGGATCAAATAGAGACGAAAAAAGGTGTTCTTAAAATAAATCCTGTTCAACATGCCACTATGGTGCTTGAATGGAACGATAAAACCATTTATGTGGATCCATATGGAGGCAAAGATAGATTCGAAAACTATTCAGATCCGGACATCATTCTGATTACTGATATACATGGTGATCATTTTAATAAAGAGACCTTGAGTGAGTTATCCACCAGTCAGGCCATTTTTGTAATTCCCGCTGCCTTAAATGAAAAAATGTCAGAGATCAGCAACAAAGAAGTAATAGTTCTGAATAATGGAAGTAAAACGAGCGTGGAAGATATTGTTATTCATGGAGTGCCGATGTATAACTTGCCTGAATCACCAGACTCGAGGCATCCCAAAGGCCGTGGAAACGGCTACATTCTTACAATGGGAGGTAAAAAAATCTATATTAGCGGGGATACTGAAGATATTCCGGAAATGAGATCACTAAAAAATATTGATATCGCTTTCGTGTGCATGAACCTACCCTATACAATGTCAGTTGAACAAGCAGCAAATGCTGTTCTTGAATTCAAACCCAATATTGTTTACCCTTATCATTATCGTGGCCAGAACGGTTACTCAGATATCAATCAATTTAAAGCACTGGTTGAGGGAGGAGTAGCAGGTGTGGATGTGAGATTACTCGAATGGTACAAGTAA
- the msrA gene encoding peptide-methionine (S)-S-oxide reductase MsrA, with product MKNILSILIISLSISCSSEAQNEQQSNRVDLAEIPDSKLDTATFAGGCFWCVEASFDQIKGVYEAVSGYSGGETKNPTYREVSYGRTNHAEAVEIYYDPTVINYETLLDIFFVAHDPTQLNRQGPDVGKQYRSAIFYHDDEQKRLSQKAMKEVEESNAYGKKEVVTKLNPYDKFWIAEEYHQDYEKKNPNDSYIQNVSRPKINKVREKFANLLKY from the coding sequence ATGAAAAATATACTATCTATACTGATAATTTCACTTAGCATTTCCTGTTCTTCAGAAGCACAAAATGAACAACAGTCAAATCGTGTTGATCTTGCAGAAATCCCTGATTCAAAACTTGACACTGCAACGTTTGCCGGAGGATGCTTTTGGTGTGTTGAGGCTAGTTTTGACCAGATTAAAGGAGTCTATGAGGCTGTAAGTGGATATTCAGGTGGTGAAACCAAAAACCCTACATACCGTGAGGTAAGCTACGGTAGAACCAATCATGCAGAAGCTGTAGAAATATACTATGACCCGACAGTAATTAATTATGAAACACTGCTGGATATCTTTTTTGTAGCTCACGATCCAACCCAGCTTAACAGACAAGGCCCTGATGTCGGAAAACAATATCGTTCGGCTATTTTTTACCATGACGATGAACAAAAACGACTGTCGCAAAAGGCAATGAAGGAAGTTGAAGAATCTAATGCATATGGTAAAAAAGAAGTTGTAACTAAACTCAATCCCTACGATAAATTCTGGATTGCTGAGGAATACCATCAGGATTACGAGAAAAAAAATCCAAATGACTCCTATATTCAAAATGTATCCAGGCCTAAAATCAATAAGGTAAGAGAAAAGTTCGCTAACTTGCTAAAGTATTAG
- a CDS encoding bifunctional GNAT family N-acetyltransferase/carbon-nitrogen hydrolase family protein yields MSEVSSVELRTLQLDDYRGFRRSMVESYKEWEEDYWEEHHIEKLLEIFPEGQICILADGKIAGCALSLIINYDEVEDDHTYNEIIDNYKFETHAPEGNVLYGIDVFIHPEYRGLRLGRRLYDARKDLCERLNLKSIIAGGRIPNYNKYADEMTPKEYIENVKHKEIFDPVLSFQLANDFHVKKVLKNYLEGDTESLEYATLLEWNNIYYSKKEKDITQPKSEVRLGLIQWQMRLFNDFESLCEQMEFFIDTLGSYNCDFALFPELFNAPLMAFSNEKKESEAIRALAEFTVPLKDKLLEYAISYNVNIITGSMPLIKEDGHLYNVGYLCRRNGTFEQYDKIHITPNEQYYWGMVGGDTLKVFDTDAGKIGVQVCYDVEFPELSRLMADQGLQILFVPYLTDTQNGYTRVASCARARAIENECYVAIAGGVGNLPKVQNMDIQYGQASVFTPSDFSFPNNGVKAEATPNTEMTLIVDVDLDLLKRLHNYGSVKNLKDRRKDLYSLKWNKK; encoded by the coding sequence ATGAGCGAAGTATCAAGCGTTGAACTCAGAACCTTACAACTTGATGACTACCGTGGCTTCAGAAGGTCGATGGTAGAATCTTATAAAGAATGGGAAGAAGATTACTGGGAAGAGCACCATATCGAAAAACTCCTGGAAATTTTTCCTGAAGGCCAAATTTGTATCCTTGCGGATGGAAAGATTGCTGGATGCGCACTATCCCTGATCATTAATTATGATGAAGTGGAAGATGACCATACATATAACGAAATCATCGATAATTATAAATTTGAAACCCATGCTCCGGAAGGGAATGTATTGTATGGGATCGATGTGTTTATTCACCCTGAATACAGAGGCTTAAGATTAGGCAGACGCTTGTACGACGCAAGAAAAGATCTTTGTGAAAGATTAAATCTTAAGTCTATCATTGCAGGAGGAAGAATACCTAATTACAATAAATATGCGGATGAGATGACTCCAAAGGAGTATATCGAAAATGTAAAACACAAAGAGATCTTTGATCCGGTATTAAGCTTTCAGCTTGCCAATGACTTCCACGTTAAGAAAGTACTTAAAAATTATCTTGAAGGAGATACTGAATCTCTGGAATATGCCACTTTACTGGAATGGAACAATATTTATTATTCTAAAAAAGAAAAGGATATTACTCAACCTAAATCAGAGGTCAGATTGGGGTTGATTCAGTGGCAAATGCGATTATTCAATGATTTCGAGTCTTTATGTGAGCAAATGGAATTTTTCATTGACACGCTCGGTAGTTACAACTGTGATTTCGCATTGTTCCCTGAATTGTTTAATGCTCCATTAATGGCATTTAGTAATGAAAAGAAAGAATCAGAGGCTATTCGGGCCTTAGCTGAATTTACTGTCCCATTGAAGGATAAATTACTGGAATACGCTATCTCATACAATGTTAACATTATTACCGGTTCGATGCCGTTGATCAAAGAAGACGGACACCTTTATAATGTTGGCTATTTATGCCGCAGGAATGGAACTTTCGAACAATATGATAAAATACATATAACTCCAAATGAGCAATATTACTGGGGAATGGTTGGAGGCGACACTCTAAAAGTCTTTGATACCGATGCTGGTAAGATTGGTGTGCAAGTTTGTTATGATGTGGAATTCCCTGAATTATCCAGGTTAATGGCTGATCAGGGACTACAGATATTATTTGTGCCCTACCTTACTGATACCCAAAATGGATATACAAGAGTAGCCAGCTGTGCCAGAGCCAGAGCCATTGAAAATGAATGTTATGTAGCTATTGCAGGAGGCGTGGGTAATTTGCCAAAAGTGCAGAATATGGATATACAGTATGGACAGGCTTCAGTATTTACACCTAGTGACTTCTCATTTCCAAATAACGGTGTGAAAGCCGAAGCAACACCAAATACTGAAATGACATTAATAGTCGATGTCGATCTTGATTTGTTAAAAAGACTACACAATTACGGCTCGGTAAAAAACCTTAAAGACAGGAGAAAAGATCTGTATTCATTGAAATGGAATAAAAAATAA
- a CDS encoding cytochrome-c peroxidase: protein MNIKIKLYAIIEACFIISLFAFIFSCGSQGKDGLNEKEKTSINFIYKADLSSCLSNLDSLIKSESLEEKQNFYLEARLDFKRLEPALGFVDIENYKYLNQPNILKVEEEDLTDIKIKKPSGFQVLEEALFVDNPDTTEVNSIARQTLNRLKLVENTTGLKGYKDYHILWMIRKEITRIALTGITGFDSPVLENSLFESSIAYQRIEDYLIHSEILNRDKQLQKKWSVSINDARSYLKGDFNEFNRYEFIKTVTHSQLGLWNETVEKLDVNFPFKLAFNNDMTSLFSTSTFNDDFFAERNGKNVKDGQILVGKALFDDTRLSSSGRMSCGTCHEAKKAFTDGKKVFAGQKRNTPTLTYAHLQQGFFFDNRSGSLEGQIVSVVNNEKEFHTDLSSMVETVKRIKEYTIAFDTLYDKGVDQHSVRHAIASYVRDLAAFDSRFDRAINTTERELLSEREINGFNLFMGKAKCATCHFAPVFNGTVPPDFTESEMELLGVPQTNDTINAKIDPDPGRYNLYNTPERRHFFKTPTVRNIAVTGPYMHNGVYSSLEEVMDFYNRGGGAGIGIAVQFQTLPDTPLNLSEKEMEDVILFMKSLTDAKYEPSKSLAVQ from the coding sequence ATGAATATCAAAATTAAACTATATGCAATCATAGAGGCTTGTTTTATAATAAGCCTCTTTGCATTTATTTTTTCGTGTGGAAGTCAGGGTAAAGATGGTTTGAACGAAAAGGAAAAAACATCAATAAACTTCATCTATAAAGCAGATCTTTCAAGCTGCCTGAGTAATCTTGATTCCCTGATTAAGTCAGAAAGTTTAGAGGAAAAACAAAACTTTTATCTTGAGGCAAGGCTGGACTTTAAAAGGCTGGAGCCGGCTTTAGGATTTGTTGATATAGAAAATTATAAATACCTCAATCAACCTAATATTTTGAAGGTTGAAGAAGAAGACCTGACTGACATTAAAATCAAAAAACCTTCGGGGTTTCAGGTTCTCGAAGAAGCACTTTTTGTTGATAATCCGGATACCACAGAGGTAAATAGTATAGCCCGGCAAACTCTTAACAGACTTAAATTAGTTGAGAATACAACTGGATTAAAAGGGTATAAAGATTACCATATATTATGGATGATCAGAAAGGAAATAACAAGAATAGCCTTAACCGGTATTACCGGATTTGATTCACCAGTCCTTGAGAATTCACTTTTTGAAAGCAGTATAGCTTATCAGCGAATTGAGGATTATTTAATTCATTCGGAAATATTAAATAGAGATAAGCAACTTCAGAAAAAGTGGTCTGTCTCAATTAATGATGCAAGATCCTACTTAAAAGGAGACTTTAATGAATTTAACAGATATGAATTTATTAAAACAGTTACTCATTCTCAATTAGGACTATGGAATGAAACTGTTGAAAAGCTGGATGTGAATTTCCCATTTAAACTGGCTTTTAATAATGACATGACTTCTCTTTTCTCTACTTCAACTTTTAATGATGATTTTTTCGCTGAGAGAAATGGTAAAAATGTAAAAGATGGACAAATATTAGTAGGAAAGGCGCTTTTTGATGATACCAGGCTATCTAGCAGTGGAAGAATGAGTTGCGGAACCTGTCACGAAGCCAAAAAAGCCTTTACAGATGGTAAAAAGGTATTTGCCGGGCAAAAACGAAATACGCCAACTTTAACTTATGCCCATTTACAACAGGGGTTTTTCTTTGATAATCGATCGGGCAGCCTGGAAGGCCAGATTGTTTCTGTGGTAAATAATGAAAAAGAATTTCATACAGACCTAAGTTCAATGGTTGAAACAGTGAAAAGAATTAAAGAGTATACAATTGCTTTTGACACACTTTACGATAAAGGGGTTGATCAGCATTCTGTGAGACATGCTATCGCTAGTTATGTTCGTGATTTAGCTGCTTTTGATTCAAGGTTTGACCGGGCAATTAATACCACTGAAAGAGAATTGTTATCTGAAAGAGAAATAAATGGTTTCAATCTTTTTATGGGAAAAGCAAAATGTGCGACCTGTCATTTTGCTCCTGTATTTAATGGTACAGTTCCTCCTGATTTTACTGAATCAGAAATGGAACTCCTTGGTGTGCCACAAACCAATGATACTATAAATGCTAAAATAGACCCGGATCCGGGTCGGTATAATCTTTATAATACACCTGAACGAAGGCATTTTTTCAAAACTCCAACGGTGAGGAATATCGCTGTAACTGGTCCTTACATGCATAACGGAGTTTATTCTTCACTGGAGGAAGTTATGGATTTTTATAATAGAGGAGGTGGTGCCGGAATCGGTATTGCTGTTCAATTTCAAACTCTCCCTGATACTCCCTTAAACTTATCGGAAAAAGAAATGGAGGACGTGATCCTTTTTATGAAATCTTTGACCGATGCGAAATATGAACCCTCCAAAAGCCTTGCTGTTCAATAA
- a CDS encoding PhoX family protein — MTPNFLSLTSQFSDVDVYPLLSSEDQLSGSPDFVYGSMADGAGLLKNDDGTFTLINNIEADYSIARIKFDETFTPVSGEYILNSSATAATAQCSGSMITPEEHGFGPLYLSGGEWGGSSKGVFVTDPFKSAQDASVPEMLTAMGQWSTENAVAIGKDAYADKTVVFIGDDHSDNEVPSGQLGMYVGDRGDLNGGKLYGLKVTTEGVTYEMDMEEGVSYDAEFVELTETNIDLLDAEAKEKGVMGFSRLEDIDWRRGSAANNRELYLTVTGRKKDGLVGKGTLYGRIYKVELNENDPTGAAKITCVLDGDKLDGKAATFHSPDNIVVTENYAYIQEDPNGYFDTPEKMHYARLYQYNLNTGELKTVLECDQEAAAAEGYGTTSRTWEITGMIDISDVIGIDESFIVITQNHGWEKADGTPFTDPSAVANIAESRKEGSMLYVIKGLGR, encoded by the coding sequence ATGACTCCAAACTTTTTATCATTAACATCTCAGTTTTCTGATGTTGATGTTTATCCTTTACTTAGCTCTGAAGATCAATTAAGTGGTTCACCTGATTTCGTTTATGGATCAATGGCTGATGGAGCTGGCCTACTAAAAAATGATGATGGTACATTCACTTTGATCAACAATATTGAAGCTGATTATTCAATTGCCAGAATCAAATTTGATGAAACCTTCACTCCGGTTAGCGGAGAGTACATTTTAAATTCATCTGCTACTGCAGCGACTGCTCAGTGTTCTGGTTCAATGATTACTCCTGAAGAACACGGATTTGGTCCATTATATTTATCTGGTGGCGAATGGGGTGGATCTTCTAAAGGTGTATTTGTAACAGATCCATTTAAAAGCGCACAAGATGCTTCAGTTCCGGAAATGCTAACTGCAATGGGGCAATGGTCAACAGAAAATGCAGTAGCTATCGGTAAAGATGCTTATGCTGACAAAACTGTTGTTTTTATAGGGGATGACCATTCAGACAATGAAGTTCCTTCAGGTCAGTTAGGAATGTATGTCGGAGATAGAGGTGACCTTAATGGTGGAAAGCTCTACGGATTAAAAGTAACAACTGAAGGTGTTACTTATGAAATGGACATGGAAGAAGGAGTTAGCTACGATGCAGAATTTGTTGAGCTTACTGAGACAAATATCGATCTTCTTGATGCTGAAGCGAAAGAAAAAGGCGTAATGGGATTCTCAAGATTGGAAGATATCGATTGGAGAAGAGGAAGTGCAGCAAACAACAGAGAGTTATACCTTACTGTTACAGGTCGTAAAAAAGATGGTCTTGTTGGAAAAGGAACTCTTTACGGTAGAATTTACAAAGTAGAGTTGAATGAAAATGACCCTACAGGAGCAGCTAAGATTACTTGTGTTCTTGACGGAGACAAACTTGATGGTAAAGCAGCAACTTTCCACAGCCCGGATAACATTGTTGTTACAGAGAACTATGCTTACATCCAGGAAGATCCTAATGGCTATTTTGATACTCCTGAGAAAATGCATTATGCCAGATTATATCAATATAACCTGAATACAGGTGAGTTAAAAACAGTATTAGAATGCGATCAGGAAGCTGCAGCTGCCGAAGGATATGGTACTACTTCCAGAACATGGGAAATCACTGGTATGATTGATATCTCTGATGTAATTGGTATCGATGAGTCTTTCATTGTAATTACTCAGAATCACGGTTGGGAAAAAGCTGACGGCACACCATTTACAGATCCAAGTGCTGTGGCAAATATAGCTGAAAGCCGTAAGGAAGGTAGCATGTTATATGTGATCAAAGGTTTGGGAAGATAA
- a CDS encoding acyl-CoA synthetase, translating to MSSLFVENILNNRGTAIKGEPDLSYDDLRSGSEKMAEFLLSEKGNLKGKTVLSFLRPGEEYLYAMLGTWLAGGVFVPMPVSYPLSELAHYVKDSQSDILLTSFSDLKKELPDSFPFLQIGFVDRIVADKNIGHNQGVDIKEDDKALMIYTSGTTGKPKGVVHTFGSIKSQVDTLIEAWKWEKSDYIINPLPMHHIHGIVNITLCALTIGAKVEFFKFNKSELFDKLRKMGSTVFMAVPTIYRKLINEFESRDSKQQEDFTNACQSMRLMVSGSAALPISVLKRWEDISGHFLLERYGMSETGMVLSNEYEGERFEGMVGKPLNGIDVKIAVEEGEENTGELLVKGNQLFKEYWNKPEATANAFDQDGWFKTGDRVVVSENGVYKILGRYSVDILKVGGYKISAKDIEEVLRKHEFVKDAAVVGIPNEEYGEVIAAAIVFDDKHNEGKYLSMLKDYALLHLARHKIPQIWQRVEQLPQNAMGKVVKPEVKALIRQSLN from the coding sequence ATGTCTTCATTATTCGTTGAAAATATTTTAAATAATAGAGGAACTGCAATAAAAGGGGAGCCAGACTTATCCTATGATGATTTGAGGTCGGGTTCAGAAAAAATGGCTGAGTTTCTTCTGTCCGAGAAGGGAAATCTTAAGGGAAAAACAGTGTTGAGCTTTTTAAGACCCGGTGAGGAATATTTATATGCAATGCTGGGGACATGGCTTGCTGGAGGGGTTTTTGTGCCTATGCCTGTATCATATCCATTGTCGGAATTAGCTCATTATGTAAAAGATAGCCAGTCAGATATTTTATTAACCTCTTTTTCTGATTTAAAAAAAGAATTACCTGATTCTTTTCCATTTCTTCAGATCGGTTTTGTTGACCGGATTGTTGCAGATAAAAATATAGGGCATAATCAAGGGGTTGATATAAAAGAAGATGATAAGGCATTGATGATTTATACCAGTGGAACAACCGGTAAGCCAAAAGGAGTTGTTCATACCTTTGGTTCGATTAAAAGTCAGGTAGATACCCTGATAGAGGCGTGGAAATGGGAGAAGTCAGATTATATTATCAATCCTTTACCAATGCATCATATTCATGGAATTGTAAATATTACCCTATGTGCTCTCACAATTGGTGCGAAGGTTGAATTTTTTAAATTCAATAAATCTGAGTTATTTGATAAGCTGCGTAAAATGGGCTCTACTGTTTTTATGGCAGTGCCCACCATTTATAGAAAATTAATTAATGAGTTTGAATCCAGGGATTCTAAACAACAGGAGGATTTTACTAATGCATGTCAGTCGATGAGGTTAATGGTCAGTGGCTCCGCGGCACTACCCATTTCTGTTTTAAAAAGATGGGAGGATATTTCAGGGCATTTTTTGCTTGAAAGATATGGGATGTCAGAAACGGGAATGGTATTGAGTAATGAATACGAGGGAGAACGATTTGAGGGCATGGTCGGAAAACCACTCAATGGTATTGATGTTAAAATAGCAGTCGAGGAGGGTGAAGAAAATACCGGAGAATTATTAGTGAAGGGAAATCAATTGTTTAAAGAATACTGGAATAAGCCTGAAGCGACAGCCAATGCTTTTGACCAGGATGGGTGGTTTAAGACCGGTGACAGAGTAGTTGTTTCTGAAAATGGAGTGTATAAGATTCTTGGAAGGTATTCAGTTGATATCCTGAAAGTGGGAGGATATAAAATCTCAGCCAAGGATATTGAAGAAGTTTTGAGAAAGCATGAATTCGTCAAAGATGCTGCAGTGGTGGGAATCCCAAATGAGGAGTATGGTGAAGTTATAGCAGCTGCAATTGTTTTTGATGACAAACACAATGAGGGTAAATATCTATCTATGCTGAAAGATTATGCATTATTACACCTCGCGAGACATAAAATTCCTCAAATTTGGCAAAGAGTTGAACAGTTACCCCAAAATGCGATGGGTAAAGTAGTGAAGCCTGAAGTGAAGGCATTAATAAGGCAGTCATTAAATTAA
- a CDS encoding N-formylglutamate amidohydrolase, with protein sequence MPESFQDKLDIPDDIISSHWGWDPGAYLIASDIEKANNYPMIFSTYSRLLVDLNRSIGNRQLFSKYINEVDRSTKQEILSNYYFPYRKRIEEFMTRSIGEGSLIIHLSIHTFNTVFNDEVRDFDIGLLYDETRILENKVCYFIRKNLLKADENLKVKYNAPYQGTDDGLTTHFRRHFPPKNYLGIEIEVNNRFFYNGEIPSISSSIISSLRGIEELDLDFDTITKFN encoded by the coding sequence ATCCCTGAATCGTTCCAGGATAAATTGGACATTCCAGATGATATAATCTCTAGTCATTGGGGATGGGACCCTGGAGCTTATCTCATTGCTTCAGATATCGAAAAAGCTAATAATTATCCAATGATTTTTTCGACCTATTCAAGGTTGCTGGTTGATCTAAACAGAAGCATAGGTAATAGGCAATTATTTAGCAAATATATTAATGAGGTAGATCGATCTACAAAGCAAGAGATTCTATCTAATTATTATTTTCCTTATCGTAAAAGGATAGAGGAGTTTATGACCAGAAGTATAGGTGAAGGGAGTTTAATAATACATTTAAGTATCCATACATTTAATACAGTATTTAATGATGAAGTGAGGGATTTTGATATTGGGTTATTATATGACGAGACAAGAATTTTAGAAAACAAGGTTTGTTATTTTATCCGTAAAAACCTGTTAAAGGCAGATGAAAACCTGAAGGTAAAATATAATGCTCCTTACCAGGGTACAGATGATGGACTCACAACTCATTTTCGAAGACATTTTCCTCCTAAAAATTATCTCGGTATTGAAATTGAAGTGAATAATCGATTTTTTTATAATGGTGAAATACCTTCTATAAGTTCCTCGATCATATCATCATTACGTGGTATAGAAGAATTAGATCTTGATTTCGATACAATTACCAAATTCAACTGA
- a CDS encoding glutamate-cysteine ligase family protein — protein sequence MVGEKNNGIISWSNELVMHVLELKSTRPEEDLALLKEEFNNNISEINERLIDFNAMLMPTAAHPFMNSIKEKKLWPYDSGVVYKRYDEVFNCSGNGWSNVQSTHLNLPFYDDYEFACLHGAIRIILPLLPALAASSPFFDGLFSGVMDGRLIYYMNNQKRISCITGKVIPERVYSEASYKRKIFDKISEKIAPFNEDQILDPVWVNSRGAIARFDRGSIEIRVLDIQECPSADLAILSFIIGMIKLISEERYSGLKKIQQKNTMDLNRIFKQTISFGRAAVINDYEYLGFFGLRGIEDSTVNDLINHIYLELQEDYPGLILPWKNQIDVLVNQGSLSERILKNVGTNPTKSELMSLYKTLSMCLREDKIFIKCPV from the coding sequence GTGGTAGGTGAAAAAAATAATGGAATCATCAGCTGGTCGAATGAATTAGTGATGCATGTTTTAGAATTAAAATCTACTCGTCCGGAGGAGGATTTAGCACTTTTGAAGGAAGAGTTTAACAATAATATTTCAGAAATAAATGAACGATTGATAGATTTTAATGCAATGTTAATGCCGACAGCAGCTCATCCATTCATGAATTCGATCAAAGAAAAAAAACTTTGGCCTTATGATTCCGGGGTAGTTTATAAGCGTTACGATGAGGTGTTTAATTGCTCAGGAAACGGTTGGTCTAATGTTCAATCTACACATTTAAACCTACCCTTTTATGATGATTATGAGTTTGCTTGTTTACATGGAGCTATACGAATAATTTTACCCTTACTTCCGGCACTTGCTGCATCTTCGCCCTTTTTTGATGGTTTGTTCTCCGGAGTAATGGATGGCAGACTTATTTACTACATGAATAATCAAAAACGAATCTCTTGCATAACCGGGAAGGTTATTCCGGAAAGAGTGTATTCAGAAGCTAGTTATAAAAGAAAAATATTCGATAAAATAAGTGAAAAGATAGCTCCATTTAATGAAGATCAAATATTAGATCCGGTATGGGTTAATTCAAGGGGTGCAATTGCCCGTTTTGACCGGGGCAGTATTGAAATACGAGTCCTGGATATTCAAGAATGCCCATCAGCAGATCTTGCGATTCTTTCCTTTATAATCGGGATGATAAAATTAATATCTGAAGAGCGATACTCTGGCCTAAAAAAAATTCAACAAAAGAATACGATGGATCTAAATCGTATATTTAAGCAAACAATAAGTTTCGGCAGAGCAGCAGTAATAAATGATTATGAGTACCTGGGTTTTTTTGGTTTACGCGGGATAGAAGATTCAACAGTAAACGATCTGATAAATCATATTTACCTGGAATTGCAGGAGGATTATCCAGGGCTTATATTACCTTGGAAAAATCAGATAGATGTTTTGGTTAATCAGGGTAGTTTATCTGAAAGAATCTTAAAAAATGTTGGTACAAATCCAACTAAATCAGAACTTATGAGTTTATATAAAACACTTTCGATGTGTTTAAGAGAAGATAAAATATTTATAAAATGTCCGGTATAA